One window of Anaerolineales bacterium genomic DNA carries:
- a CDS encoding acyl-CoA dehydrogenase family protein yields MYSFEPNEEQQMLIDAVGKYAANDLRAAAHDAEESRELPRKLIGKGWELGLLQASTPEAYGGFGERSAVTGALAVEEMASGDLAGALAVMTPSLFATPILIGGSEEQKQEHLPNIVGGEWAPYTAALIEYSFDFDPNALRTTAKVEGADYVLHGEKAFVPFAKDAEAMIVYANLNGVTQGFIVPKDAAGLSIGEREKLMGLNALPLHRVKLDNVKVPATNRLGGASGHDFGLVLSAMRVASASAALGVAKASFEYSKNYAKEREAFGVKIAQKQAVAFMLAEMVTEIESIRLLTWEAAWKLDTNKEDSCVAAYLAFTGACDMAMMVTDRGVQILGGHGYIREHPVELFMRNGRGFPMLLGLAIV; encoded by the coding sequence ATGTATTCCTTTGAACCAAACGAAGAACAACAAATGCTGATCGATGCGGTGGGGAAGTATGCTGCGAACGACCTGCGCGCCGCGGCGCACGACGCCGAAGAAAGCCGCGAACTGCCCAGGAAGCTCATCGGCAAAGGCTGGGAGCTCGGCTTGCTGCAAGCCTCCACACCCGAGGCGTACGGCGGCTTCGGTGAGCGCTCCGCGGTCACCGGCGCGCTGGCGGTCGAAGAAATGGCGTCCGGCGATCTCGCAGGCGCTCTCGCTGTGATGACCCCTTCCTTGTTTGCAACTCCCATTTTGATTGGCGGCAGTGAAGAGCAAAAACAGGAACATCTTCCGAACATTGTCGGCGGAGAGTGGGCTCCGTACACAGCCGCGCTGATCGAATATAGTTTCGACTTCGACCCGAATGCGCTTCGCACAACCGCAAAAGTCGAGGGTGCCGACTATGTTCTCCACGGCGAAAAAGCATTCGTCCCGTTCGCCAAAGATGCAGAGGCGATGATCGTGTACGCAAATCTCAACGGTGTCACGCAAGGATTTATCGTCCCGAAAGATGCGGCGGGATTATCCATCGGCGAACGCGAGAAGTTGATGGGATTGAATGCGCTGCCGCTCCATCGTGTCAAACTGGATAATGTGAAGGTACCCGCGACGAATCGACTCGGCGGCGCCTCGGGTCACGACTTCGGCTTGGTCCTGTCTGCGATGCGCGTTGCCTCGGCCTCAGCCGCTTTGGGGGTTGCGAAAGCCTCTTTCGAATATTCAAAGAACTACGCAAAAGAACGCGAAGCCTTCGGCGTTAAGATCGCGCAAAAACAGGCGGTCGCTTTTATGCTGGCGGAGATGGTGACCGAGATCGAGTCCATCCGGCTGCTGACCTGGGAAGCCGCCTGGAAACTCGATACCAACAAGGAAGACTCCTGTGTCGCGGCTTATCTCGCCTTCACCGGCGCGTGCGACATGGCGATGATGGTCACCGACCGCGGCGTGCAAATTCTCGGAGGCCACGGCTACATCCGCGAGCACCCCGTCGAGTTGTTCATGCGGAACGGACGCGGTTTCCCAATGCTGTTGGGATTGGCGATTGTATAG
- a CDS encoding TetR/AcrR family transcriptional regulator: MTRDDVLDAAAQVFRQKGFHGASMSDIAAAVNVQKASLYHHVSSKQEILLELLERALQILTVRISTVAEQNDPADKKLRQMIRVYLQLLAENADLSSVLLFEHRSLDKKSHTRHVPQRDKFEALWRDVLNEGVRAKVFDMKDIGLTVRALMGVMNWTLTWYHPGGGKTIDQIADEYADLILNGLLK, from the coding sequence ATGACCAGAGACGACGTTCTCGATGCCGCCGCCCAGGTGTTCAGACAGAAGGGATTCCACGGCGCGTCCATGTCCGATATCGCTGCCGCAGTGAACGTTCAAAAGGCGAGCCTCTATCATCATGTCTCATCCAAACAGGAGATCTTGCTCGAACTATTGGAGCGGGCGTTGCAGATCCTGACCGTCCGAATCTCCACAGTCGCCGAGCAGAACGACCCTGCAGATAAAAAATTACGTCAAATGATCAGGGTATACCTGCAATTGCTGGCCGAGAACGCGGACCTTTCCTCCGTCCTTCTGTTCGAACACCGATCGCTCGATAAAAAATCGCACACCCGCCACGTCCCTCAACGCGACAAGTTCGAGGCGCTCTGGCGGGATGTTCTTAATGAAGGCGTGCGGGCGAAGGTCTTCGACATGAAGGACATCGGCCTGACCGTTCGCGCTTTGATGGGAGTGATGAACTGGACTCTCACCTGGTATCACCCCGGCGGCGGGAAAACAATCGACCAGATCGCCGATGAATATGCCGACCTTATCCTGAACGGGTTGTTGAAGTAG
- a CDS encoding YtxH domain-containing protein → MSDRDEFGAFLVGFIVGGLTGAVVALLFAPQSGEETRALIKDKSIELRDKAKMSAEEAYARAEAAAKEARARAEELAHEARVRAEQLAAEVKERGKSALDAVRKTKKGDEPTPV, encoded by the coding sequence ATGTCTGACCGTGATGAATTTGGAGCCTTTCTTGTAGGATTTATCGTCGGCGGGCTGACTGGCGCCGTCGTCGCGCTGCTCTTTGCCCCGCAATCAGGCGAAGAGACCCGCGCATTGATCAAGGATAAATCCATCGAATTGCGCGACAAGGCGAAGATGTCCGCCGAAGAAGCTTACGCCCGCGCCGAAGCCGCCGCCAAGGAAGCCCGCGCCCGCGCCGAGGAACTCGCCCACGAAGCCAGGGTGCGAGCCGAACAACTTGCCGCCGAGGTCAAAGAACGCGGCAAAAGCGCCCTCGATGCCGTGCGCAAGACCAAGAAGGGCGACGAGCCCACACCCGTGTAA
- a CDS encoding methyltransferase domain-containing protein, translating into MRFFYFLLYHPFAFTYDLVAWIVSFGQWKDWVFSVFPYIEGTRILELGHGPGHLQRFLRDRGLDPAGLDESTQMGNLASRRLGANHKLARGLAQSLPFDKDSFDTVVSTFPSEYIFDLSTLKEIHRVLANPGKLVVLPAAFPSNGFLKWLYKVTRETPESLNEALMKRMAEPFSRSGFQVEVKTMELNSSTLVMVIGEKA; encoded by the coding sequence ATGCGCTTTTTTTATTTTTTACTCTATCATCCCTTTGCTTTCACCTATGACCTCGTGGCATGGATCGTCTCCTTCGGGCAGTGGAAGGACTGGGTCTTCAGCGTCTTCCCATACATCGAAGGGACTCGCATCCTCGAGCTGGGTCATGGACCCGGACACTTGCAGCGCTTCCTGCGTGACCGGGGGCTGGATCCTGCCGGGTTGGATGAATCCACCCAGATGGGGAATCTCGCCAGCCGCCGCCTCGGCGCGAATCACAAACTCGCTCGCGGGCTCGCCCAGTCCCTGCCATTTGACAAGGACTCGTTCGATACCGTCGTTTCCACATTCCCGAGCGAATACATCTTCGATCTGAGTACGCTCAAAGAGATTCACCGCGTGCTTGCAAATCCGGGCAAACTGGTCGTCCTGCCTGCGGCATTTCCCTCCAATGGATTTCTCAAATGGCTATACAAAGTGACCAGGGAAACTCCCGAAAGCCTGAATGAAGCGCTGATGAAAAGGATGGCGGAGCCGTTCAGCAGATCAGGCTTCCAGGTCGAAGTTAAAACAATGGAATTGAACTCAAGCACGCTGGTGATGGTGATCGGGGAAAAGGCGTAA
- a CDS encoding sulfatase-like hydrolase/transferase — translation MRSNSSKSAIGLPLFFNLAVLAAYFHALMEWLFFVTQSSSLSILSLYEKLKVLFVTGGVISFILIAFLLLLAYPARRWKALGYVPAALMLSITVLVMLDNFTYTLFEIGIVTASGFWRILYAVLLTLIFYWMYKIVRRQRPWSRASLLTLSLLAVSSVAILSIHFSRNASAKGFDLDPLASSSNHPNIIIIGADGLSVRYLSAYGFEEDTTPFLAELMKTSLVAENAYPNSSSTTGSTTSVLTGREPAEVKIYRYPDILSDEDSFKHLPGILKNAGYKTVEIGAPSYVDARKVNIAGGFEIVNGNSTENPLLDSIEPVLGNTPSAYFIQIVVERVSQRLLHIFYIKEMENPFKQVNNPSARLTDAERKDEIIALLAESDRPLFIFSHFMNTHGPHFGSDDESSTTESLNGGEEWDVELYKQSIRNFDDHVREIYTYLEDSGKLDDTILVIYTDHGYRYVVNSRIPLIIRFPNGAHAGSRRNNAQIIDLPVTLLDYLGVKQPEWMTGVSLLNEEPPPLREIISITAGSPKKIKPPFYQIKSVQVIVCQKWYVLNVQDLTWKTGEVTGHTAPCDPSLLPPEDQVRQEIVGYLEHYGYDVGTLK, via the coding sequence ATGAGATCAAACAGTTCCAAATCTGCGATCGGCTTGCCTTTATTCTTCAACCTCGCCGTCCTCGCCGCCTATTTCCACGCGCTCATGGAATGGCTGTTCTTCGTCACGCAATCCTCCTCCCTGTCCATCCTTTCGTTATACGAGAAGCTCAAGGTCTTATTCGTCACCGGCGGCGTAATTTCATTTATCCTCATCGCTTTCCTGCTGCTCCTCGCCTATCCCGCCCGAAGATGGAAAGCGCTCGGTTATGTCCCTGCCGCGCTCATGCTTTCGATCACCGTGCTGGTCATGCTCGACAATTTCACCTACACTCTTTTCGAGATCGGCATCGTAACCGCCTCCGGCTTCTGGCGCATCCTCTACGCCGTATTGCTCACCCTCATCTTTTATTGGATGTATAAAATCGTCAGGCGGCAAAGACCCTGGAGTCGCGCCTCTCTCCTGACCTTGAGCCTGCTCGCCGTTTCGAGTGTTGCGATTCTCTCGATCCATTTCTCCCGAAACGCCTCCGCGAAGGGATTCGATCTCGACCCGCTTGCTTCATCCTCCAACCATCCGAACATCATCATCATCGGCGCAGACGGTTTGAGCGTAAGGTATCTCTCCGCTTATGGATTCGAGGAGGACACCACACCCTTCCTTGCCGAATTAATGAAAACATCTCTCGTTGCTGAGAACGCCTACCCGAATTCCTCCAGCACCACCGGGTCTACGACCTCCGTCTTGACCGGCAGGGAGCCCGCCGAAGTCAAGATCTATCGCTACCCGGATATTCTCTCCGATGAAGACTCGTTCAAGCACCTGCCCGGAATCTTGAAAAACGCTGGCTATAAAACAGTTGAGATCGGCGCCCCATCTTATGTGGATGCGAGGAAGGTGAACATCGCGGGCGGCTTCGAGATCGTAAACGGTAATTCCACTGAAAATCCCCTGTTGGATTCCATCGAACCTGTTTTGGGAAATACCCCCTCCGCCTACTTCATCCAGATCGTCGTGGAAAGGGTCAGCCAGCGGCTTCTCCACATCTTCTATATTAAAGAGATGGAGAATCCCTTCAAGCAGGTTAACAACCCATCCGCCCGCCTCACCGATGCCGAACGCAAGGATGAGATCATCGCCCTGCTGGCAGAATCGGACAGACCGCTGTTCATCTTCTCCCACTTCATGAACACGCACGGTCCGCATTTCGGCTCGGACGATGAAAGTTCCACAACCGAATCCCTGAATGGAGGGGAAGAATGGGATGTGGAACTATATAAGCAGTCGATTCGGAATTTCGACGATCACGTTCGCGAGATTTATACCTACCTCGAAGATTCCGGTAAATTGGACGATACCATCCTGGTCATCTACACCGACCACGGCTATCGTTATGTTGTCAACTCGCGCATCCCGCTCATCATCCGCTTCCCGAACGGGGCACACGCCGGTTCCCGCAGGAACAACGCCCAGATCATCGACCTGCCTGTTACGCTTCTCGATTATCTCGGCGTAAAACAGCCCGAATGGATGACGGGTGTGTCCCTGCTAAACGAAGAGCCGCCTCCGCTGAGGGAGATCATCAGCATTACTGCCGGGTCGCCAAAGAAGATCAAGCCGCCCTTCTACCAGATCAAAAGCGTGCAGGTCATCGTCTGCCAGAAATGGTACGTCCTGAACGTGCAGGATCTCACATGGAAGACCGGCGAGGTTACAGGTCACACCGCGCCCTGCGACCCATCCCTGCTCCCGCCGGAAGATCAAGTCCGCCAAGAGATCGTGGGTTATCTTGAGCATTATGGGTATGATGTCGGCACGCTGAAATAG
- the hsdR gene encoding type I restriction-modification system endonuclease produces the protein MKKVAKILSNFSHLQAVDEQLVRLGSLAEKYLTDDPNTSLIKMRQFGELLGRHVATQIGLYQTEKEESQYELLRRLRDDGVLTHELYLLFGEIRRAGNAASHHNLGDQPTALNILKMGWQLGVWFQRTFIKSDFKSGEFLLPPTISETEVLREEREKLAAQVEAANAKVESLLQKQQANAERKRSATFEKYRRAAIAASQMVFLDEAQTRQIIDGQLRAAGWEADTVRLRYTNGTRPERGRNLAIAEYPTASGPADYVLFIGLMPIAVVEAKRKNVDVSAALVQAKRYSHDISLTDDMQSPGGAWGGYHIPFAFSSNGRPFLKQLETQSGIWFVDLRRSTNLSHALDGWYTPEGLKELLKRDEAIAHRHLQVEPFEYGFTLRYYQKDAIRKVEEGIANGRREMLLAMATGTGKTKTCIALIYRLLKVQRFKRILFLVDREALGEQAANAFKDTRMDSIQSFADIFGIKELDETTPDGDTAVHIATVQGMVKRVLYPSENATPPTVDTYDCIVVDECHRGYLLDRELSDTEMTFRSYEDYVSKYRRVIEYFDAVKVGLTATPALHTTQIFGAPIYTYTYREAVIDGYLIDHEPPIQIRTKLLEDGITWQAGEEVKVFDPHTQQIDLHTLPDEVHLEVDEFNRKVITKPFNTVVCKYLAQELDPFSKQKTLIFCVKDSHADLVVDLLKKAFQEQYGSVDDDAVVKITGTADKPLELIRRYKNERNPSIVVTVDLLTTGIDVPEICNLVFIRRVNSRILFEQMLGRATRPCPEVEKETFRVFDAVRLYEALEDVTAMKPVVVDPNLSFSKLMAELTSVSDEKAQQLLREQFLAKFQRKKRRLSEENARDFETVAGVSPEAFGQRLSQMSLDEVAAWFAENPQLGEILDRINPDQKPMLISEHVDEFKGVERGYGSAEKPEDYLKAFGEFIKSHRDEIPALLTVLTRPRELTRKQLRELAMELDRAGFSEANITTAWREMTNQDIAAHIIGFIRHLATGDPLVPYEQRVDWALSQMLVTRQWRRPQRDWLMKIAAQTKANVIVDRDALDDPDLIFTREGGGFARLDKMFDGQLTDTLETFNDWIWKKE, from the coding sequence ATGAAGAAGGTTGCAAAAATTCTCTCAAACTTTTCCCACCTACAGGCTGTTGACGAACAGCTTGTACGGTTGGGCTCGCTTGCGGAGAAATATCTGACGGACGATCCCAATACCAGCCTGATAAAGATGCGTCAGTTCGGGGAATTGCTGGGGAGGCATGTTGCCACACAGATTGGGCTATATCAAACTGAAAAAGAGGAAAGCCAGTACGAATTGTTGCGTCGATTGCGTGATGATGGCGTGTTGACTCACGAACTCTATCTATTATTTGGTGAGATCCGCAGGGCGGGGAACGCGGCAAGTCACCATAATCTGGGAGATCAACCGACGGCGCTCAATATTCTGAAAATGGGATGGCAGCTGGGCGTTTGGTTTCAGCGCACGTTTATCAAGTCTGATTTCAAGTCCGGCGAGTTCCTCTTGCCCCCCACCATCAGTGAAACAGAAGTATTACGCGAAGAGCGTGAAAAACTTGCAGCGCAGGTGGAAGCGGCGAACGCCAAAGTGGAATCTTTGCTCCAGAAGCAGCAAGCCAATGCAGAGCGGAAGCGTTCTGCCACGTTTGAGAAATATCGTCGAGCGGCGATTGCTGCCAGTCAAATGGTGTTTTTGGATGAGGCGCAGACTCGTCAGATCATTGATGGACAATTGCGTGCGGCTGGATGGGAAGCAGATACGGTTCGCCTGAGATATACCAATGGGACGCGCCCTGAACGCGGCAGGAATTTAGCGATTGCGGAATACCCTACTGCCAGCGGACCCGCCGATTATGTATTGTTTATTGGCTTGATGCCAATCGCAGTAGTGGAAGCCAAGCGCAAGAATGTGGATGTTTCGGCGGCGTTGGTACAGGCGAAACGGTACAGCCATGATATCTCCCTAACCGATGATATGCAATCGCCAGGCGGAGCGTGGGGTGGCTATCATATCCCATTCGCCTTTTCATCCAATGGACGCCCGTTCTTGAAGCAGTTGGAAACTCAGAGTGGAATCTGGTTTGTGGATCTGCGGCGCTCGACGAATTTGAGCCACGCGCTGGATGGCTGGTACACGCCCGAAGGTTTGAAGGAATTACTCAAACGAGATGAAGCAATCGCTCACCGGCATTTGCAGGTGGAACCGTTCGAGTATGGCTTTACCCTGCGTTATTACCAGAAGGATGCCATTCGCAAGGTGGAAGAAGGAATTGCCAACGGACGCCGCGAGATGTTGTTGGCAATGGCGACTGGCACCGGCAAAACCAAGACCTGTATTGCGTTGATCTATCGTCTGTTGAAAGTACAGCGTTTCAAACGGATATTGTTCCTGGTGGATCGCGAAGCGCTGGGCGAGCAGGCTGCCAACGCCTTCAAAGATACCCGCATGGACAGCATTCAAAGTTTTGCAGATATTTTCGGGATCAAGGAACTGGACGAGACCACGCCGGATGGCGACACAGCAGTTCACATCGCCACGGTGCAGGGCATGGTCAAGCGGGTGTTGTATCCCTCTGAAAATGCGACGCCACCCACCGTGGATACATATGATTGTATTGTGGTGGACGAATGCCATCGCGGATATTTGCTCGACCGCGAACTCTCGGACACAGAAATGACCTTCCGCAGTTATGAGGATTATGTCTCGAAGTATCGGCGGGTGATCGAGTATTTTGATGCGGTGAAAGTCGGTTTGACGGCAACGCCTGCCCTGCACACCACCCAGATTTTCGGTGCGCCGATTTATACCTACACCTACCGCGAGGCGGTGATCGACGGATATCTGATCGACCATGAGCCTCCGATTCAGATCAGGACCAAGTTGCTGGAAGATGGAATCACCTGGCAGGCGGGTGAAGAGGTGAAGGTCTTTGACCCGCACACCCAGCAGATTGACCTGCACACCCTGCCCGATGAAGTGCATTTGGAAGTGGATGAGTTCAACCGCAAGGTCATCACCAAGCCGTTCAATACGGTGGTGTGCAAATATCTGGCGCAGGAGCTTGATCCATTCTCGAAGCAGAAGACGCTGATTTTCTGTGTAAAGGATTCACATGCAGATTTGGTAGTAGATCTGCTAAAGAAAGCCTTTCAAGAACAATATGGGAGTGTGGATGATGATGCGGTGGTCAAGATCACAGGCACAGCGGATAAACCATTAGAATTGATTCGCCGCTACAAAAATGAACGCAATCCGTCTATTGTAGTGACAGTGGATTTATTGACAACGGGCATTGATGTGCCAGAAATCTGCAATCTGGTTTTCATCCGCCGTGTGAACAGCCGTATTCTCTTTGAACAAATGTTGGGACGTGCCACACGCCCCTGCCCCGAGGTCGAAAAGGAAACCTTCCGTGTCTTCGATGCAGTGCGACTGTATGAAGCATTGGAAGACGTGACCGCCATGAAGCCCGTGGTTGTAGATCCGAATTTGTCATTCAGCAAATTGATGGCAGAACTGACCAGCGTGAGTGATGAAAAGGCGCAACAATTGCTGCGGGAGCAATTCCTTGCCAAGTTTCAGAGAAAAAAGCGCCGCCTGAGCGAGGAGAATGCCCGAGATTTTGAAACCGTCGCAGGCGTGAGTCCAGAGGCGTTTGGTCAGAGATTGAGTCAGATGTCTCTCGATGAGGTGGCGGCTTGGTTTGCGGAAAATCCCCAGTTGGGCGAAATCCTGGACCGCATAAATCCCGACCAGAAACCGATGCTGATCTCGGAACATGTTGATGAATTCAAGGGCGTGGAGCGCGGCTATGGGAGTGCGGAGAAGCCCGAAGATTATTTGAAGGCGTTCGGTGAGTTTATCAAGAGTCATCGTGATGAAATTCCCGCCTTGCTTACGGTGCTGACACGCCCGCGCGAGTTGACCCGCAAGCAGTTGCGCGAATTGGCGATGGAGTTGGATCGGGCAGGGTTCAGTGAAGCGAACATCACCACTGCCTGGCGCGAGATGACCAACCAGGATATTGCGGCGCATATCATTGGGTTTATCCGTCACCTGGCAACGGGTGACCCGTTGGTGCCGTATGAACAGCGCGTGGATTGGGCGCTGAGCCAAATGCTGGTGACTCGTCAATGGAGACGGCCTCAACGGGATTGGTTAATGAAAATTGCCGCGCAGACAAAAGCCAACGTGATTGTGGATCGGGATGCGTTGGATGACCCCGATTTAATCTTCACGCGGGAGGGCGGTGGTTTTGCACGACTTGATAAAATGTTCGATGGACAGTTAACAGATACGTTGGAAACGTTCAACGATTGGATTTGGAAGAAGGAATAA
- a CDS encoding DUF3800 domain-containing protein yields MLTFTFAGDEAGDASLNFGKGASRYLVLTLVATQDADGLRSVLSRLRKREGLAENFEFRFNNLASSKLLGKAMSALQSAEFMAWALVVDKTTLPKIAQDIWGTGLYFYFLVDLVNRIPVEYRNKGTLILDEIGSASAELVKLKRTFKMHGIRHEFSRIFIRRSRSEDLIQVADLVAGSILRRDARKDSEQFDLISDKMQSIYNYEYKD; encoded by the coding sequence ATGCTGACTTTTACTTTTGCAGGCGATGAAGCAGGCGATGCCAGTTTGAATTTTGGCAAAGGCGCCTCACGGTATCTGGTGTTGACCTTGGTGGCAACGCAGGATGCAGATGGACTTCGTTCTGTATTAAGCAGGCTTCGCAAGCGGGAGGGGCTGGCTGAAAATTTCGAATTTCGCTTCAACAACCTGGCTTCTTCCAAGCTTCTGGGGAAAGCAATGAGCGCACTTCAATCGGCAGAATTTATGGCATGGGCGCTGGTGGTGGACAAGACCACCCTGCCGAAGATCGCGCAGGATATTTGGGGCACAGGTTTGTATTTTTACTTTTTGGTCGATCTGGTGAATCGCATACCTGTAGAATACAGAAATAAAGGCACATTGATTTTGGATGAGATCGGGTCGGCAAGCGCGGAGTTGGTGAAATTAAAACGGACCTTCAAAATGCACGGCATTCGGCATGAGTTCAGCCGTATTTTTATCCGCCGCTCGCGCAGTGAAGATTTGATTCAGGTCGCTGATCTGGTGGCGGGAAGCATATTGCGGCGCGATGCGCGGAAAGACAGCGAACAGTTTGACCTGATCTCGGATAAGATGCAGAGCATTTACAATTACGAGTACAAGGATTAA
- a CDS encoding N-6 DNA methylase, with product MPQKKQQTEGKKEAKAIQKIKASDEDIPQALTTVKTGTVTADIVAKLWNLCNVLKDDGVTYHQYVTELTYLLFLKMAKETNTEKDLPAGYRWDDLETKSAPDRLAFYKLLLIHLGDHGSLLVREIFANASSFIKKPTTLSILVTEIDKLDWYNARREGMGDLYEGLLEKNANEKKSGAGQYFTPRPLIDSMVEVMKPSVEDTVQDPAAGTGGFLIAANRYIREHSDPDSWKESQQRKYRRNTFYGMEFVQDTHRLALMNLMLHGLDSDPAAAGIRYGDTLSPEGEALPKATLILTNPPFGTKKGGGLPTRTDFTFPTSNKQFAFLQHIYRGLKPGGRAAVVLPDNVLFEANMGRQIRADLMDKCNLHTILRLPTGIFYAQGVKTNVLFFTRGETDKGNTKEVWVYDLRANMPNFGKKTVLTRGHFKEFEDCYGDEPEWKVESGKRKETERFRRFTRDWVAERGDNLDIAWLKDDSETAAEDLPEPEALAEEALGELEAAMAELRSILVELGDENV from the coding sequence ATGCCACAGAAGAAGCAGCAGACTGAAGGTAAGAAAGAAGCGAAAGCCATCCAAAAAATAAAGGCGAGTGATGAGGATATCCCGCAGGCTTTGACTACGGTCAAAACAGGAACGGTCACGGCCGACATCGTCGCCAAATTGTGGAATTTGTGCAACGTGTTGAAAGACGACGGCGTGACGTACCATCAATACGTCACGGAATTGACCTATTTGCTATTCCTGAAAATGGCGAAGGAGACCAACACCGAGAAGGATTTGCCCGCGGGCTATCGCTGGGATGATCTGGAGACGAAGAGCGCGCCTGATCGGCTGGCGTTTTATAAACTGCTGTTGATCCATTTGGGAGATCACGGTTCGCTGTTGGTGCGCGAGATTTTCGCCAACGCCAGTTCGTTCATCAAGAAACCCACCACGCTTTCGATTTTGGTGACGGAGATCGATAAACTGGATTGGTACAACGCCCGCCGCGAAGGCATGGGCGACCTGTACGAAGGCTTGCTGGAGAAGAACGCCAACGAGAAGAAATCGGGGGCGGGACAATATTTCACGCCGCGCCCGCTGATCGACAGCATGGTCGAAGTGATGAAGCCGTCAGTGGAGGATACTGTTCAAGACCCTGCGGCAGGCACGGGCGGATTCCTGATCGCTGCCAATCGCTATATCCGCGAACACAGCGATCCCGATTCGTGGAAAGAATCCCAACAGCGCAAATATCGTCGCAATACGTTCTATGGCATGGAGTTCGTGCAGGATACGCACCGTCTGGCGTTGATGAACCTGATGCTGCACGGACTCGATTCAGACCCCGCCGCGGCGGGTATCCGTTATGGCGACACACTCTCGCCTGAAGGTGAAGCGCTGCCCAAAGCCACGCTCATCCTCACCAACCCGCCGTTTGGGACGAAGAAGGGCGGCGGCTTGCCCACGCGGACGGATTTCACCTTCCCCACCAGCAACAAGCAGTTTGCGTTTTTACAGCACATCTATCGCGGACTCAAGCCTGGCGGACGCGCCGCGGTGGTGCTGCCCGATAACGTGCTGTTCGAAGCCAACATGGGCAGGCAAATCCGCGCGGACTTGATGGACAAGTGCAACCTGCATACCATCCTGCGCCTGCCCACGGGTATTTTTTACGCGCAGGGCGTGAAGACCAACGTGCTGTTCTTTACGCGCGGCGAAACGGACAAGGGCAATACCAAGGAAGTGTGGGTGTATGACCTGCGCGCCAACATGCCGAATTTTGGCAAGAAGACGGTTCTCACGCGAGGGCATTTCAAGGAGTTTGAGGATTGTTATGGGGATGAGCCAGAGTGGAAAGTAGAAAGTGGAAAGAGGAAAGAGACAGAAAGATTCCGCCGCTTCACACGGGACTGGGTGGCGGAGCGCGGCGACAATTTGGATATTGCCTGGCTGAAAGATGACTCGGAAACCGCCGCCGAAGATTTGCCCGAACCCGAAGCGCTGGCAGAAGAAGCCCTGGGCGAACTTGAAGCCGCCATGGCTGAGTTGAGAAGTATCTTGGTTGAATTGGGTGATGAAAATGTTTGA
- a CDS encoding GIY-YIG nuclease family protein gives MTNAHNTVLYTGVTNNLQRRVLEHREGSGSKFTKKYNVHKLVYFECGSDVNTAIFREKQIKAGSRKKKVELINGINPAWKDLYEEYFNK, from the coding sequence ATGACCAATGCGCACAATACGGTCTTATACACAGGCGTGACCAATAATCTGCAACGCCGTGTGCTGGAACACAGGGAAGGTTCGGGCAGTAAATTTACAAAGAAGTACAATGTTCACAAGTTGGTCTACTTTGAATGCGGCAGTGATGTGAATACCGCCATCTTTCGAGAGAAGCAAATCAAGGCAGGCTCGCGCAAGAAGAAGGTTGAATTGATAAATGGCATTAATCCTGCATGGAAGGATTTGTATGAAGAATATTTCAATAAATAG